From Eriocheir sinensis breed Jianghai 21 chromosome 37, ASM2467909v1, whole genome shotgun sequence, one genomic window encodes:
- the LOC127008082 gene encoding UDP-xylose and UDP-N-acetylglucosamine transporter-like, translating into MGARSAIFMVFVGCCSNVVFLELLVKAEPGSGNIITCAQFLFITLHGFLFTTRLGTKRNVVPLRDYLVLVVLFFIVNVTNNLAFAFNISMPLHMIFRSGGLIANMVMALVVLGRRYTLSKYVSVAMITLGTLVCTYASAHFLEEAVTDGGESPDDGGNGDVLSSFATWLAGIALLTFALFLSARMGIFQECLYAQHGKHPQEALFYIHALSLPGFLMTVSSIMESAKRFTSSQPLPAMAALPLLGATPRLWLFLLGNTLTQFVCISSVFRLTSECSSLTVTLVLTLRKFLSLLFSIAYFANPFTLAHWVGTVLVFGGTLIFSEVPSKVREAMAPAPPVSASDVTAKKTD; encoded by the exons ATGGGGGCAAGATCGGCCATCTTCATGGTGTTTGTTGGGTGTTGCAGCAATGTGGTCTTTCTGGAGCTGCTGGTCAA GGCGGAGCCAGGCAGCGGTAACATCATCACCTGTGCTCAGTTCCTCTTCATTACGCTGCACGGCTTCCTCTTCACCACACGCCTTGGCACCAAGAGAAATGTGGTGCCCCTGAG GGACTatttggtgctggtggtgttgttcTTCATCGTCAATGTCACCAACAACCTGGCGTTCGCGTTCAATATCTCGATGCCGCTGCACATGATCTTCCGAAGT GGTGGGCTCATTGCCAACATGGTGATGGCGTTGGTGGTGCTGGGCCGCCGCTACACACTCTCCAAGTATGTTAGTGTGGCCATGATCACCCTAGGCACCCTCGTGTGTACTTATGCCTCTGCACACTTCCTG GAAGAAGCTGTCACTGATGGTGGAGAAAGTCCTGATGATGGTGGCAACGGTGATGTTCTCTCCAGCTTTGCGACCTGGCTAGCAGGCATTGCACTGCTGACCTTCGCCCTCTTCCTGTCAGCAAGGATGGGCATCTTCCAGGAGTGTCTGTATGCTCAGCATGGCAAACACCCACAGGAGGCACTCTTCTATATT CATGCCCTCTCCCTGCCGGGGTTCTTGATGACGGTAAGCAGCATCATGGAGAGTGCCAAGCGGTTCACCTCCTCCCAGCCCCTCCCTGCCATGGCGGCCCTGCCACTCCTGGGGGCAACACCTCGCCTTTGGCTCTTCCTGCTGGGCAACACGCTCACACA GTTTGTGTGCATCAGCTCAGTGTTCCGGCTCACTTCTGAGTGTTCCTCCCTCACCGTTACGCTGGTGCTCACGCTTCGCAAgtttctctcactcctcttctccaTTGCCTACTTCGCCAATCCCTTCACTCTGGCACACTGGGTTGGCACAGTACTTGTCTTTGGAGGCACTCTGATCTTCTCAGAGGTGCCAAGCAAGGTGAGAGAGGCAATGGCACCAGCACCACCTGTTAGTGCCTCTGATGTCACAGCTAAGAAGACTGATTGA